ATAATAGCAAAAATAGATACGTTTTTCTGTTACTTTATATTTAAGAAGGGATTCGGATATGGAGAAGATAATTACAGTATCAGGTTTGAAAAAATCCTATGGTTCTGTAGAAGCAGTAAAGGGAATTGACTTTTATGTGGACAGGGGCTCCTTATTTGCTTTTTTAGGGCCCAATGGGGCTGGCAAATCCACTACCATTAATATACTTGGAACACTGCTTAAGCCGGATGTGGGTGAGGTTATCATAGATGGATTTACCCTGGGCAAAGAGGATGATAAGATACGTTCTATTATCGGTATGGTTTTTCAGGATCATGTACTGGATGATTTGCTTACAGTAAGGGAAAACATGACTACCCGGGGGAGCTTCTATCATTCAGATAAAAAGGCATTAAGGGCTGCTGTAGATTATGCTGCACAGAGTACAGGAGTAACATCATATCAGAACCGTCTCTATGGCAAATTATCCGGAGGTCAGAGAAGAAGGTCTGATATTGCCCGTGCACTGGTCAACACCCCTAAAGTCCTTTTTCTGGATGAACCTACAACAGGATTGGACCCACAGACAAGGCAGAATGTGTGGGAAGCAATCGAACAATTGCGGGAAGAGAAAAATATGACAATATTCCTCACCACTCATTATATGGAAGAGGCGGCTAGAGCCGATTATGTTATTGTAATAGATGATGGTATTATAGCTGCCAAAGGGACTCCCGCCCAATTAAGGGAGCAGTACAGCACGGATCATCTTATTTTACATACCGATAATACAGAGCAAGTTGCCCAAATCTTGACTGTCATGGGTAAAACCTATGAAGTGAAAAATGACACTATTACACTACAACTGGAGTCCACCATGCAGGCACTGCCTTTGCTGGAACAATGTAAAGATATTATACGGGGGTTTCAAGTGATAGAAGGCAATATGGATGA
The window above is part of the Clostridia bacterium genome. Proteins encoded here:
- a CDS encoding ABC transporter ATP-binding protein, with translation MEKIITVSGLKKSYGSVEAVKGIDFYVDRGSLFAFLGPNGAGKSTTINILGTLLKPDVGEVIIDGFTLGKEDDKIRSIIGMVFQDHVLDDLLTVRENMTTRGSFYHSDKKALRAAVDYAAQSTGVTSYQNRLYGKLSGGQRRRSDIARALVNTPKVLFLDEPTTGLDPQTRQNVWEAIEQLREEKNMTIFLTTHYMEEAARADYVIVIDDGIIAAKGTPAQLREQYSTDHLILHTDNTEQVAQILTVMGKTYEVKNDTITLQLESTMQALPLLEQCKDIIRGFQVIEGNMDDAFIQITGREIRE